In Georgenia soli, a genomic segment contains:
- a CDS encoding acetate kinase — protein sequence MSSTVLVINSGSSSIKYQLIDPASGESLASGLVERIGEPEGRVEHRTGGRTTEQRNPVPDHAEGLRTVLNLFDEVGPALADAGVVAVGHRVVQGGRYYDSAVLIDDEVVDVIDRLAPLAPLHNPPNLTGIRVARELLPDVPHVAVFDTAFFRNLPEAAATYALDREVAERYNVRRYGAHGTSHQYVALKAAAMVGRPSAELRQVVLHLGNGASASAVYGGRAVDTSMGLTPLEGLVMGTRTGDIDPAVVFHLARNAGMSIDDIDDLLNKRSGLKGLTGYNDMREVHRLADGGDAEAILAVEVYAHRLRKYIGSYAAVMGGIDVLSFTAGVGENDALVRADAVAGLEFLGIEIDPERNVAPSREARYISPDGARVAVLVVPTNEELAIARQAVALL from the coding sequence ATGAGCTCCACCGTCCTGGTCATCAACTCGGGGTCGTCCTCGATCAAGTACCAGCTGATCGACCCGGCGTCGGGCGAGTCCCTCGCCTCCGGGCTCGTCGAGCGCATCGGGGAGCCCGAGGGACGCGTGGAGCACCGCACCGGCGGTCGGACCACCGAGCAGCGGAACCCGGTCCCGGACCACGCCGAGGGCCTGCGGACGGTCCTGAACCTCTTCGACGAGGTCGGGCCGGCGCTGGCCGACGCCGGCGTCGTGGCGGTCGGGCACCGCGTGGTCCAGGGCGGGCGGTACTACGACAGCGCGGTGCTCATCGACGACGAGGTGGTCGACGTCATCGACCGCCTCGCACCGCTCGCGCCGCTGCACAACCCGCCGAACCTCACCGGCATCCGGGTGGCGCGCGAGCTGCTGCCGGACGTGCCGCACGTCGCCGTCTTCGACACCGCGTTCTTCCGCAACCTGCCGGAGGCCGCGGCGACCTACGCGCTCGACCGCGAGGTGGCCGAGCGGTACAACGTGCGCCGCTACGGCGCCCACGGGACCTCCCACCAGTACGTCGCCCTGAAGGCCGCGGCGATGGTCGGCCGCCCCTCGGCGGAGCTGCGCCAGGTGGTGCTGCACCTGGGCAACGGGGCCTCCGCGTCCGCCGTCTACGGGGGCCGTGCCGTCGACACCTCCATGGGCCTGACGCCGCTGGAGGGCCTGGTCATGGGCACCCGGACGGGTGACATCGACCCCGCGGTGGTCTTCCACCTCGCCCGCAACGCCGGCATGAGCATCGACGACATCGACGACCTGCTCAACAAGCGCTCCGGCCTGAAGGGCCTGACCGGGTACAACGACATGCGCGAGGTGCACCGGCTCGCGGACGGGGGCGATGCCGAGGCCATCCTGGCCGTCGAGGTCTACGCGCACCGGCTGCGCAAGTACATCGGTTCCTACGCCGCCGTCATGGGCGGGATCGACGTGCTGAGCTTCACCGCCGGCGTCGGCGAGAACGACGCGCTCGTCCGGGCCGACGCGGTGGCCGGGCTGGAGTTCCTCGGCATCGAGATCGACCCGGAGCGCAACGTCGCCCCCTCGCGCGAGGCGCGGTACATCTCTCCCGACGGCGCACGGGTGGCCGTGCTCGTCGTGCCCACCAACGAGGAGCTCGCCATCGCCCGTCAGGCGGTCGCCCTCCTCTGA